The following is a genomic window from Kineosporiaceae bacterium.
GTGGCTGTTGGTGCTGGCCACGATCGGCCTCGTGCTCACGGCCGTGGTGGGTGCGGTCCTGCTCGGCGGTGGGTCGGCGCAGGGTGGTGAGCATGCTGCGCCGGTTCCGATGAGCTATCACCTGGTGGCGCCGGGGGAGACGTTGTGGCAGATCGCCCTGCGGGCCGAGCCGGGCAGTGATCCGCGCGACCTGGTGGAGCAGATCGTCGAGTTGAACCACCTGAGCAGCGCCGAGCTCCCCGTCGGGTTGCGACTCGCGGTACCGCGGCGATGAGCGTGGGGGTCGGCCGAGTGGGGGCATCGGCCGAGTGGGGGCGTCGCGGATGACCCTCGCCCTGGGTCACGTCGGCGCTCACGTCGGCGTGTCCGCCGTCGGTGGAGGTGCCTGGGTGAGGGGCTGGCCTGCGGCGACGGGGTTCGTTCGCCGGCCTGGCTGCAGGGTGCCGGACGGCGTTTCCCGGCGTGTCGTGAGTTGCGCCTCCGGGGGTAGCGGCTTAGCGTTACCCCCAGATCTAGTAGTTACACCGATGTAAGCCGTCCACATGTAGTCCCCAGCATGATCCCCAGGTTTGTGGGGGGTCGTCCACAGGTCATCCCCAGGTGCATCCACAGAAGCCCTCGGGTGGCCGGTCGAGCTGGGTCGGCGGGGGTGGCGAACCGTGGAGAGGAGGTGGTCGGTGTGAACTGTCCGTTCTGCCGAAACGCCGATTCGAGGGTTGTCGACTCCCGCAGCATCGACGACGGCACCTCGATCCGCCGTCGGCGGCAGTGCCCCGAGTGTGGGCGCCGCTTCAGCACCATGGAGACGGCGAGCTTGACGGTCGTCAAGCGATCGGCGGCCACCGAGCCGTTCAGTCGGGCGAAGGTGATCACCGGGGTCCGCAAGGCCTGTCAGGGTCGCCCGGTCGGCGAGGACGACCTGGCCCGCCTGGCTCAGCGCGTGGAGGAGAGTATCCGGGCCACGGGCGCGGCCGAGGTCGATGCCCATGACGTCGGGCTGGCGATCCTCGGGCCGCTGCGAGAACTGGACGAGGTCGCCTACCTGCGCTTCGCGAGCGTCTATCAGGCGTTCGACTCCCTGGCGGATTTCGAGTCCGCCATCGCCCTGCTGCGCGCCGAACGTGACGCCCTGACAGGAATGAACGAGCCCCTGACGGGGCACACCACACCGAACGGCTCCACCGCAGGTGTGATCTAGAACCCCCGTCGGCGGCGCTGCTGGGGAAGGTGGCGCCGCCGACGGGACCACTCCGCCAACTCGACAGATCCTGCGCGGGCACCCCGGCGGCGCGACACCCCAGCAGCACGGACCACAGCACCAGTACGCCACCACATCAGACGCACATCAGACGCACCGTCGGCATCAGTAGCGATCATTGAGGGGAACACAGCGATGACTCAGACCTCGTCCGGCCCTGGGGGCGTAA
Proteins encoded in this region:
- a CDS encoding LysM peptidoglycan-binding domain-containing protein, which gives rise to MRLTRRGRLVARWLLVLATIGLVLTAVVGAVLLGGGSAQGGEHAAPVPMSYHLVAPGETLWQIALRAEPGSDPRDLVEQIVELNHLSSAELPVGLRLAVPRR
- the nrdR gene encoding transcriptional repressor NrdR; amino-acid sequence: MNCPFCRNADSRVVDSRSIDDGTSIRRRRQCPECGRRFSTMETASLTVVKRSAATEPFSRAKVITGVRKACQGRPVGEDDLARLAQRVEESIRATGAAEVDAHDVGLAILGPLRELDEVAYLRFASVYQAFDSLADFESAIALLRAERDALTGMNEPLTGHTTPNGSTAGVI